The following proteins are encoded in a genomic region of Candidatus Poribacteria bacterium:
- a CDS encoding STAS domain-containing protein, whose product MATTIRQKDGVAILEPSGKIMGSSVSELREAITSQIDASDAPRILINFDRVNMMDSSGLGTLMGAHVAATRKKGRIGVINVGTNIKNLIVRSRLVSIFEHFDTEDAAVSALSSES is encoded by the coding sequence ATGGCAACCACGATTCGCCAGAAAGATGGTGTTGCAATCTTAGAACCGAGTGGAAAAATAATGGGATCCTCAGTATCGGAATTGCGAGAGGCGATCACTTCACAGATTGATGCCTCTGATGCGCCACGCATTCTCATTAATTTCGATCGGGTCAATATGATGGATAGTTCAGGTCTCGGCACGCTGATGGGCGCACATGTCGCCGCAACGCGGAAGAAGGGGCGTATCGGTGTCATCAACGTTGGAACGAATATCAAAAATCTGATCGTTCGCAGTCGGCTCGTCAGTATCTTTGAACATTTTGACACCGAGGATGCCGCAGTTTCGGCACTATCGAGCGAAAGTTAA
- a CDS encoding STAS domain-containing protein, whose protein sequence is MDSTKLMKLREESGIKIIEIKTDLSSYAASDLRRMLEGLLAEKVEKVVVNLSQVSHINSTAVGALVGVAKRLRQSGGDLKICALADNLTRTFNLIGASSVVEIYESENSALAAF, encoded by the coding sequence ATGGATTCGACAAAATTAATGAAACTCCGAGAGGAATCCGGCATCAAAATAATTGAAATAAAAACAGACTTGAGTAGTTATGCAGCCTCTGATTTACGGAGGATGCTTGAAGGGCTCTTAGCGGAGAAAGTCGAGAAGGTTGTTGTCAATCTTAGTCAAGTGAGTCATATAAACAGCACGGCTGTGGGTGCCTTGGTAGGTGTTGCAAAACGGCTTCGCCAGAGTGGTGGTGATCTTAAAATTTGCGCGCTTGCAGACAACTTAACGCGGACCTTTAATCTCATTGGTGCATCCAGCGTCGTCGAAATCTACGAATCAGAAAACAGTGCCCTCGCAGCGTTTTAA
- a CDS encoding methionine adenosyltransferase: MSKNFLFTSESVTEGHPDKIADQISDAILDAIFTTDPLGRVACETLVTTGLAVITGEITTTANYDAQQIARKVIADIGYTNIEYGFDAERSAVLSVIDKQSPDIAMGVNPGGAGDQGLMFGYACTETPELMPLPITLAHQLTQRLAKVRKDRTLPFIRPDGKSQVTVEYVDSKPKAVTTVVISAQHDPDIADSELREAIIEEVIKEIIPENLQSPDIKYHINPTGRFVTGGPQGDAGLTGRKIIVDTYGGMGRHGGGALSGKDPTKVDRSATYAARHVAKNLVAAGLTERCEIQISYAIGRKEPISVMVDTFGTGNAEALTKLVNAHFDLTPAGIIERLKLRQPIYQNTAAYGHFGREEPGFTWEETDYVEKLR, translated from the coding sequence TTGAGCAAAAATTTTCTGTTTACGTCCGAATCTGTCACTGAAGGGCATCCGGACAAAATCGCAGATCAGATTTCTGACGCGATCCTTGATGCCATATTCACGACTGATCCACTCGGCAGAGTCGCCTGTGAAACCTTGGTCACAACCGGGCTTGCCGTCATTACTGGTGAAATCACGACCACGGCAAACTACGATGCACAACAAATCGCGCGAAAAGTAATAGCTGATATCGGTTACACTAATATCGAATACGGCTTTGATGCTGAACGCAGTGCTGTATTGAGCGTCATTGATAAGCAATCACCTGATATTGCAATGGGTGTAAACCCCGGCGGTGCAGGCGATCAAGGATTAATGTTTGGATACGCATGTACTGAGACACCAGAGTTGATGCCATTGCCGATTACCCTTGCCCATCAATTAACCCAGCGTTTGGCTAAGGTTCGCAAAGATCGTACCCTCCCCTTTATCCGTCCCGATGGAAAATCTCAAGTAACAGTGGAGTATGTCGACAGTAAACCTAAGGCTGTCACTACAGTTGTCATTTCTGCACAGCATGATCCTGACATTGCGGATAGCGAACTACGTGAAGCAATTATTGAAGAGGTTATCAAAGAGATTATCCCTGAAAATCTCCAAAGCCCAGATATTAAATATCATATCAACCCAACCGGACGTTTTGTGACCGGCGGTCCCCAAGGTGATGCCGGATTAACCGGACGAAAGATTATTGTTGATACATACGGCGGGATGGGACGGCATGGTGGAGGCGCACTTTCTGGGAAAGATCCTACCAAAGTAGATCGGAGTGCAACTTACGCTGCACGACACGTTGCTAAGAACCTTGTTGCCGCTGGCCTCACAGAACGATGTGAAATTCAAATTTCTTACGCAATCGGGAGAAAAGAACCTATCTCTGTTATGGTAGATACGTTTGGTACTGGCAATGCAGAGGCTCTCACGAAACTTGTCAATGCACACTTCGATTTAACACCTGCCGGCATCATAGAACGGTTGAAATTACGTCAGCCTATTTATCAAAATACTGCCGCATATGGACATTTTGGGCGTGAAGAACCCGGTTTTACTTGGGAAGAAACCGACTACGTCGAGAAACTCCGATAG
- a CDS encoding JAB domain-containing protein — protein sequence MYDPDRIRIKDLPEDERPRERLRKHGPEALRDSDLLAIILKSGFQGTTAIQLGEQILMAFEGDLKRMADHRSKQFEKIKGVGEAKAAQIVAALELGKRLARFHAERDKITSPADVADLMMSRMRYLQKEIVCVLCLDTKGGVTTKGITGDLSEDLDWGKRLLSEGTVFEGTLNASVFHPREIFRFAIEESANSIILVHNHPSGDPQPSQEDIRATKQLIEAGNQIGIKVLDHIIIGDGIFVSLKEENFI from the coding sequence ATGTACGATCCAGACCGTATACGAATTAAGGACCTTCCCGAAGATGAACGTCCCCGTGAAAGACTTCGGAAACATGGACCGGAGGCATTGAGGGACTCTGACCTCTTGGCTATCATTCTTAAAAGTGGTTTCCAAGGAACGACCGCTATCCAACTCGGTGAACAGATTCTCATGGCATTTGAAGGTGATTTGAAGCGGATGGCGGATCACAGGTCCAAACAATTTGAGAAAATTAAAGGTGTTGGTGAAGCGAAAGCTGCACAGATTGTCGCGGCACTTGAACTCGGCAAACGATTAGCACGTTTCCACGCCGAGCGCGATAAAATTACATCTCCAGCGGATGTCGCAGATCTGATGATGTCCAGAATGCGGTACCTACAGAAAGAAATTGTTTGCGTCCTTTGCCTTGACACCAAGGGTGGTGTGACAACCAAAGGCATCACGGGTGATCTGAGTGAGGATTTGGATTGGGGCAAAAGATTATTGTCAGAAGGAACCGTCTTTGAAGGCACGCTCAACGCCAGTGTTTTTCACCCACGCGAAATTTTTCGGTTCGCTATCGAGGAGTCAGCGAATTCAATTATCCTTGTTCACAATCATCCATCTGGAGATCCTCAGCCGAGCCAAGAGGACATTCGGGCAACAAAACAGTTGATTGAGGCTGGAAATCAGATTGGAATAAAAGTGTTGGATCACATTATTATCGGCGACGGGATTTTTGTTAGTCTGAAGGAAGAAAACTTCATTTGA
- a CDS encoding ATP-binding protein: MAQADIQLQIPSAAFYIEPVRAFVGNLAQSLGFPRKRVADIQLVLDEICSNAVHHGSADTTVGVKLCIRIGTDALEILVRDTGARQAEEKNWLTHERLWEIEMNRSPSNESGHGIFIAKSLADMHEMRPNEVGGTDVRVAFRFSKPRDTEI, translated from the coding sequence ATGGCGCAAGCAGATATTCAACTTCAAATTCCGAGTGCTGCCTTTTATATAGAACCTGTTCGGGCATTTGTTGGGAACCTCGCACAAAGCCTCGGATTCCCGAGAAAACGTGTAGCCGACATCCAACTGGTCCTTGACGAAATCTGCAGTAATGCGGTCCATCATGGCTCAGCTGATACTACAGTTGGCGTCAAACTGTGTATCCGTATTGGTACAGATGCCCTCGAAATTTTAGTAAGGGATACCGGTGCGCGGCAGGCGGAAGAAAAGAATTGGTTAACACATGAAAGGCTCTGGGAGATTGAGATGAACCGCTCCCCAAGCAATGAGAGCGGACACGGTATTTTCATCGCTAAATCTCTGGCGGATATGCATGAAATGCGACCCAACGAGGTAGGCGGAACCGATGTCCGAGTCGCTTTTCGCTTTTCAAAACCGAGAGATACCGAAATTTAA
- the rlmB gene encoding 23S rRNA (guanosine(2251)-2'-O)-methyltransferase RlmB, with product MSEYIVGRNPVIEHLQRGTQAVEKIWIAAGSTHSRIQHIVKMAEKVGVPIKHCTRRELDRLEPSVPHQGVIALVSPTRYDDLSSILAKIERSERNALLIVLDSIQDPRNLGAILRTAEAVNADAVIIPKNRAVGITAAVHKASAGASTYVPIVKVTNIAHTIETLKNSGIWVAGATDNAPHLYTDADFRVPVCLVLGSEGKGLRQLVKQKCDYLVHLPMLGKIDSLNVSVAAGVLLYEVIRQRDVK from the coding sequence ATGTCCGAATACATTGTTGGTAGAAATCCAGTTATAGAACATCTACAGCGCGGGACTCAAGCCGTAGAAAAAATCTGGATCGCTGCAGGGAGTACCCACTCGCGGATCCAACATATCGTCAAAATGGCAGAAAAGGTCGGTGTTCCTATAAAACACTGTACACGACGTGAATTGGATCGGCTTGAACCATCTGTACCACACCAAGGTGTTATTGCCCTTGTCAGTCCAACGCGTTATGACGATCTGTCTTCAATACTCGCGAAAATAGAACGCAGCGAGCGCAACGCGTTGTTGATTGTATTAGATAGCATTCAGGACCCACGGAACCTTGGGGCGATTCTCCGTACTGCTGAGGCTGTGAATGCCGATGCTGTTATCATTCCAAAAAATCGTGCTGTCGGCATCACAGCAGCTGTGCACAAAGCATCAGCAGGTGCTTCCACATATGTACCTATCGTCAAAGTGACAAATATCGCACATACCATAGAAACGCTTAAAAACAGCGGGATCTGGGTTGCCGGTGCCACTGACAACGCGCCTCACTTATACACAGATGCTGACTTTCGTGTGCCTGTGTGTCTCGTCTTAGGAAGTGAAGGTAAAGGTCTCCGACAACTCGTCAAACAAAAATGTGATTATCTTGTTCACCTGCCAATGTTAGGCAAAATTGATTCGCTGAACGTTTCAGTTGCAGCAGGTGTGCTGTTATATGAAGTAATTCGGCAACGCGATGTGAAATGA
- a CDS encoding SpoIIE family protein phosphatase produces the protein MNEEVISEQQEGAKILVVDDEPKNVKILQIQLNARGYTVYTAADGLEALDTVEKEMPDLILLDINMPRMDGFEVVKRIRSNEATEFIPIVMITALRDTRENRIKSIEAGADDFIEKPFDSLEVLARVRSLLRIKRYQDTLAEYNTRLQEELQMARSIQEILIPQNGVQELSGFRIASHCRPEMAVGGDFFDIWEIAPNRLGVFISDVMGHGVSAAFVTVFIKTILAEFQQQVEDNPGYLLEILNTRFNDLISSRLFMFATAFCGIIDLDKGKLICANAGHSFPLLYNTQQQTYQAIGDQHTGNGLGIWRDSVYETIHYPFDRSSRVFLYTDGVYEAKNSQGEEFTVDRLQKLVCTDAEKSAAELITSVSEAIDTFTNNCPKDDDLTLIAIEVSGEG, from the coding sequence ATGAACGAGGAAGTAATTTCCGAACAGCAAGAAGGGGCAAAAATCCTTGTTGTTGATGATGAACCCAAAAATGTCAAGATTCTTCAAATTCAACTTAACGCACGCGGATATACAGTCTACACAGCCGCAGATGGACTTGAGGCACTTGATACCGTCGAAAAAGAAATGCCGGATCTCATCTTGTTGGACATCAACATGCCGAGGATGGACGGGTTTGAAGTTGTCAAACGAATCCGATCGAATGAGGCTACCGAATTCATTCCGATTGTGATGATAACCGCTCTACGGGACACCCGCGAAAATCGCATTAAGTCCATTGAAGCAGGGGCTGATGATTTTATTGAGAAGCCTTTTGATAGTTTAGAGGTGCTCGCCCGAGTGCGTTCACTCTTGCGAATTAAACGCTACCAAGATACACTCGCAGAATATAACACCCGCTTGCAAGAAGAACTCCAAATGGCGCGAAGCATTCAGGAAATTCTGATTCCTCAGAACGGTGTGCAGGAATTATCCGGATTTCGAATCGCTTCACACTGTCGTCCTGAAATGGCAGTCGGAGGAGATTTTTTTGATATCTGGGAAATAGCACCGAATCGACTCGGTGTTTTTATTTCTGATGTTATGGGACATGGCGTTTCAGCAGCTTTCGTAACAGTCTTCATTAAAACAATTCTGGCGGAATTTCAGCAACAAGTCGAAGATAATCCAGGATATCTGCTTGAAATACTAAATACCCGTTTTAATGATTTGATTAGTTCACGACTGTTTATGTTTGCAACAGCCTTTTGCGGTATTATTGACCTTGATAAAGGGAAACTGATCTGTGCAAACGCCGGGCATTCATTTCCACTTTTATACAACACGCAGCAGCAAACGTACCAAGCTATTGGCGATCAGCATACAGGAAATGGATTGGGCATTTGGCGAGATTCGGTTTATGAAACAATACATTATCCATTTGATCGGTCAAGCAGAGTGTTCCTTTATACCGATGGTGTTTACGAAGCCAAAAACTCACAGGGCGAGGAATTTACAGTAGATCGCCTCCAAAAATTAGTATGTACCGACGCAGAAAAATCTGCAGCGGAACTTATCACCAGCGTTTCGGAGGCTATTGATACCTTCACCAATAACTGCCCGAAAGACGACGATCTGACACTAATTGCTATTGAAGTTTCAGGGGAAGGTTAA
- a CDS encoding 30S ribosomal protein S1, whose protein sequence is MNNEQANTNASTVDVDEEKQPTEDSVEVNQEVASETEASDVAEAASATNADAEEHEETTNSEVEAIADDADVEEATTLTDESAPEEAVEAADRDADSEQTDETVSEEAVEVAGSDAEEAVAVADETVPEEVVEGVVADADTEETVTPTDEATSEEAAPEEPAESMSPESLEEAYDNSIKAFTDGEIVKGIVVDVNRDEVMIDIGFKSEGYIPASEFDAGQDDLPTVQVGDEIDVYIVRREDSEGQIVLSKKIADQTLIWDEIASAYETGTPVMGRIIERIKGGLRVSVGSLRGFLPASQVELRPIQNLEQYVGQTLEMKVISLSKRRHNIVLSRRAWLEAELVQKRSEVLNTLEVGQHVAGVVKNITAFGAFVDLGGVDGLLHKTDMAWKRIHHPSDVVSVGEEIEVQVIGINQENEKISLGLKQKTPDPWTNIEEKYPVGSTVRGVVVNIVNYGAFLQLEEGVEGLIHVSEMAWTRRNVAPSRIVNKGDEIEAVVLEISREDKRISLGLKQLKQNPWELLEERSPVGSKITGRIRNLTSFGAFVEIEPGIDGLIHTSDLSWTKRGTAANDELKEGSEIEVVVLQIDAAERRVSLGLKQTQPDPWAEVPEKYKVGSVVRGTVVNLTSFGAFTKLEEGIEGLIHISELADRRIEKPEEVVSVGDELDLKVINLSPKDRRIGLSLKALLAEQERAVATEEEQPTRTRSERPPRSRREREPRRQMPAREETVTTLGALLKEEMGKSNAENPENVEGAASPADLESPENVETVEVSADVENPENVEDVESSEDVENAKNSEN, encoded by the coding sequence ATGAACAACGAACAAGCAAATACAAATGCGTCCACTGTTGATGTGGATGAGGAAAAACAGCCAACTGAGGATTCAGTTGAAGTAAATCAGGAAGTAGCGAGCGAGACAGAGGCTTCAGACGTTGCAGAAGCTGCATCTGCAACCAACGCAGACGCTGAGGAGCATGAAGAAACCACAAACAGTGAAGTGGAAGCGATTGCAGACGACGCTGATGTTGAAGAAGCAACAACGCTTACTGATGAAAGTGCACCCGAAGAGGCGGTAGAAGCGGCTGATAGGGACGCTGATTCCGAACAAACTGACGAAACCGTCTCCGAAGAGGCAGTCGAAGTCGCTGGGAGCGATGCTGAAGAGGCAGTGGCAGTCGCCGATGAAACTGTACCTGAAGAGGTAGTAGAAGGAGTCGTTGCGGATGCTGATACTGAAGAAACAGTAACACCCACTGATGAAGCTACCTCTGAAGAGGCAGCACCGGAAGAACCAGCGGAATCGATGAGTCCGGAATCTCTTGAGGAAGCGTATGATAATTCGATCAAGGCGTTTACAGATGGCGAGATTGTTAAAGGTATCGTCGTAGATGTCAATCGCGATGAAGTCATGATTGACATCGGCTTTAAGTCCGAAGGTTATATTCCAGCGTCTGAATTCGATGCTGGACAAGACGATTTGCCTACTGTTCAGGTGGGCGATGAGATTGATGTCTATATTGTACGGCGCGAAGACTCTGAAGGGCAGATAGTCCTTTCGAAAAAGATCGCCGACCAAACACTCATTTGGGATGAAATTGCGAGCGCGTACGAAACGGGTACGCCCGTCATGGGACGTATCATCGAACGGATTAAAGGCGGACTGCGAGTTAGCGTTGGGTCCCTCCGAGGTTTTTTACCGGCTTCGCAAGTTGAATTACGCCCTATCCAGAACCTTGAACAGTATGTAGGACAAACCCTTGAAATGAAGGTGATCAGCCTGAGCAAGCGACGGCATAACATTGTTCTGTCACGGCGTGCTTGGTTGGAAGCCGAACTTGTCCAAAAACGCTCGGAAGTTCTCAACACACTTGAAGTTGGTCAACACGTGGCAGGAGTTGTGAAAAACATCACTGCTTTTGGAGCTTTTGTTGATCTCGGTGGGGTTGATGGATTACTTCACAAGACAGATATGGCATGGAAACGGATACATCATCCATCTGATGTTGTTTCTGTTGGAGAAGAAATCGAAGTCCAGGTCATCGGTATCAACCAAGAAAATGAGAAAATTTCTTTGGGCTTGAAACAGAAAACTCCCGATCCATGGACAAACATTGAGGAAAAATATCCCGTTGGTTCCACAGTTCGCGGGGTTGTTGTTAATATCGTCAATTATGGTGCGTTTCTACAACTCGAAGAGGGCGTTGAAGGTTTAATTCATGTCTCTGAGATGGCATGGACGCGTCGTAACGTCGCACCATCGCGGATTGTCAATAAAGGTGATGAAATTGAAGCCGTTGTGCTTGAAATCTCAAGGGAAGATAAGCGTATTTCACTTGGGCTCAAGCAATTGAAACAGAACCCTTGGGAACTTTTGGAAGAGAGATCCCCTGTTGGTAGTAAGATCACTGGACGTATCCGAAATTTAACGAGTTTTGGAGCGTTTGTTGAGATAGAACCAGGAATTGACGGTTTAATTCATACCTCAGACCTATCATGGACGAAGCGAGGGACTGCAGCCAATGACGAACTTAAGGAAGGCAGTGAGATTGAAGTCGTTGTATTGCAGATTGACGCTGCTGAACGTAGAGTCTCATTGGGACTCAAGCAGACACAGCCGGATCCATGGGCAGAAGTGCCGGAGAAGTACAAGGTCGGTTCCGTGGTCCGAGGCACAGTGGTCAATCTCACAAGTTTTGGAGCATTCACCAAACTTGAAGAAGGCATTGAAGGCTTAATTCACATTTCTGAACTCGCAGACCGACGGATTGAAAAACCAGAAGAGGTAGTTTCCGTAGGGGACGAATTGGATTTAAAAGTGATTAACCTGTCTCCAAAAGACCGACGGATCGGGCTGAGTTTGAAAGCACTCCTTGCCGAGCAAGAACGCGCTGTGGCAACTGAAGAGGAACAGCCGACGAGAACGCGATCCGAACGACCCCCGCGATCACGGCGAGAACGGGAACCGAGACGGCAAATGCCAGCACGCGAAGAGACTGTCACCACATTGGGGGCATTGCTCAAAGAGGAAATGGGTAAGTCGAACGCGGAGAACCCTGAAAACGTTGAAGGTGCAGCGAGTCCTGCGGACCTTGAGAGTCCTGAAAATGTTGAAACTGTGGAAGTTTCTGCGGACGTTGAGAACCCTGAAAACGTTGAGGATGTAGAGAGTTCTGAAGACGTTGAGAACGCGAAGAACTCTGAGAATTAA
- a CDS encoding response regulator, which translates to MKTENPFPAKKQTETQKRILVIEDQELNRKVVRIVLQSKGYAVVEATDATEALASLEDAIPQLILMDIALPGQSGEDLTKRIKANMAWVDIPIIALTAAAMSGDRERILKAGCDDYLSKPIDIKVLVERVETHIKRTET; encoded by the coding sequence GTGAAAACTGAAAACCCATTCCCAGCCAAAAAACAGACAGAGACGCAAAAGCGGATCCTGGTAATTGAAGACCAAGAGTTGAACCGTAAAGTTGTGCGCATTGTCTTGCAATCAAAGGGGTATGCAGTCGTGGAAGCGACTGATGCTACGGAGGCACTCGCCAGTTTGGAAGATGCAATACCACAACTTATTCTCATGGATATTGCCTTACCTGGACAAAGCGGCGAAGATTTAACAAAACGGATTAAAGCAAATATGGCGTGGGTAGATATACCTATTATTGCCCTGACAGCCGCAGCAATGTCTGGGGATAGAGAGCGTATCCTCAAGGCTGGATGCGATGATTATCTCAGTAAGCCTATTGACATCAAAGTTTTGGTGGAACGTGTAGAGACTCACATCAAGAGGACAGAGACATGA
- a CDS encoding PAS domain S-box protein, producing MKPEDTTRKHMLMDEILKPNCFLELSTDMFGYISCDGNFVALNSVWKDILGFTQLELRNAEWATFIHPEDREEMLTEIEKVETGERVRPFESRFRHKDASYRWLRWRVAKDDEKQRCYVVATDITLQKQLEARLKESETRFQQLAAKHVQEADLLHTLMDNTPDHIYFKDTESRFIRINRSLADRFGLKNPVEAVHKTDFDFFTREHAQQAYQDEQDVIESGKPIEAKQERETWPNEQDTWVSTTKVPIRDREGRIVGTCGISRDITEYYRAQQAVEYASRAKSDFLANMSHELRTPLNAIIGFAEILRDELVGSINAEQKECINDIHISGEHLLEMINDILDLSKIEAGKMALQLETFSIVEAVEEVNAIITALAVKKDLDLTLKYNQNGMIEADRVKFKQIFYNLLSNAVKFTPEGGKVATVLEVGTTELQAEVIDTGIGIAEVDQAKLFAPFTQIDTSKSRRYGGTGLGLALTHRLVMLHGGEISVTSQEGEGSNFTLKIPLQHPFSN from the coding sequence ATGAAGCCTGAAGACACAACTCGCAAGCACATGCTAATGGATGAAATCCTTAAACCAAACTGCTTCTTAGAGCTTTCTACGGATATGTTCGGGTATATTAGTTGTGACGGTAACTTCGTCGCTCTCAACTCGGTATGGAAAGATATCCTCGGATTCACACAATTGGAACTTCGAAACGCCGAATGGGCCACCTTCATACATCCCGAGGATCGGGAGGAAATGCTTACTGAAATCGAAAAGGTGGAAACAGGAGAACGCGTGAGACCCTTTGAAAGCCGATTTCGGCACAAAGACGCGTCTTATAGGTGGCTAAGATGGCGCGTAGCAAAGGATGATGAAAAACAACGCTGCTACGTCGTCGCAACAGATATAACGCTGCAAAAGCAGTTAGAGGCGAGATTGAAAGAGAGTGAAACCCGATTCCAGCAATTGGCGGCAAAACATGTCCAAGAAGCAGATCTGTTGCATACCCTGATGGATAATACCCCTGACCATATCTATTTCAAAGATACCGAGAGTAGGTTTATACGAATCAATCGCTCTTTAGCGGATCGGTTCGGTTTAAAGAACCCCGTAGAGGCAGTCCATAAAACCGATTTTGACTTCTTTACCCGCGAACATGCGCAACAGGCGTATCAGGACGAGCAAGATGTCATTGAATCCGGAAAACCTATTGAGGCGAAGCAGGAAAGGGAAACCTGGCCCAATGAGCAGGATACGTGGGTATCAACAACTAAAGTCCCAATTCGAGATAGAGAAGGGCGCATAGTGGGAACATGTGGTATTTCGCGGGACATAACTGAGTACTATCGCGCGCAACAAGCCGTTGAGTACGCAAGCCGGGCAAAAAGCGATTTCCTCGCAAACATGAGCCACGAACTGCGCACACCTTTGAATGCCATTATCGGATTCGCCGAAATCCTGCGGGATGAACTCGTCGGAAGCATTAACGCCGAACAAAAGGAATGCATCAATGATATTCATATTAGCGGCGAACATTTGCTCGAAATGATTAATGATATCCTTGACCTTTCAAAAATCGAAGCCGGAAAAATGGCACTGCAATTAGAGACATTCTCTATTGTTGAAGCGGTTGAGGAGGTCAACGCGATTATCACCGCACTTGCCGTGAAGAAAGATCTAGACCTTACCTTGAAATACAACCAGAATGGTATGATTGAAGCTGACCGGGTTAAATTCAAGCAGATTTTCTATAACCTACTCTCCAATGCAGTGAAATTCACCCCAGAAGGCGGTAAAGTCGCAACAGTACTGGAGGTTGGAACAACAGAATTGCAAGCCGAAGTTATTGATACAGGTATAGGTATCGCCGAAGTAGATCAGGCAAAACTCTTCGCACCCTTTACACAGATTGATACGTCAAAATCTCGGCGGTACGGTGGAACCGGTCTCGGTTTAGCCTTGACACACAGGCTTGTCATGTTACACGGTGGCGAGATTAGTGTGACAAGCCAAGAGGGAGAAGGGAGTAATTTTACTCTGAAAATTCCCCTTCAACACCCTTTCAGCAATTAG
- a CDS encoding universal stress protein, translating into MIKNILVAIGDTDYEKNAFEYAGQLAVLLGTHLSCVFFQDSQHGGNADVAATVIRRTEAECSLYDFLDYHVEAVAGNPRQMICEKAHSADLVVVGLPEDIRKRRLKLIQSQIDDVLLHITRPIIVVHEQCTLLRKILAVHHGDAYSDHALGLVAEIGELTKAGVLGLALSSTQQEATQIKQQMEAYLKYYDVQTDFLTARGFTVTNILENAEENDCDLIALSASHHGRLYELVFQSTTQTVVKLANRAVLVTS; encoded by the coding sequence ATGATAAAAAATATCCTCGTTGCCATTGGCGATACAGATTACGAGAAAAACGCCTTTGAGTACGCTGGACAACTGGCAGTGCTTTTGGGAACACACTTATCATGTGTTTTCTTTCAGGACAGCCAACACGGTGGAAACGCTGATGTCGCAGCGACCGTCATACGTCGAACGGAAGCGGAATGCTCGCTCTACGACTTCTTGGATTATCATGTTGAGGCTGTCGCTGGCAACCCGCGGCAGATGATCTGTGAAAAAGCGCATTCCGCCGACCTCGTTGTTGTCGGGCTTCCTGAAGATATCAGAAAACGTCGCCTCAAACTTATCCAGAGTCAGATCGACGACGTGTTGCTCCATATCACGAGACCTATTATCGTCGTGCATGAACAATGCACACTGTTGCGGAAGATTCTCGCTGTACATCATGGAGATGCTTATTCTGATCACGCCTTAGGGCTCGTCGCCGAAATCGGGGAATTAACAAAAGCCGGAGTTTTAGGACTTGCTCTTTCAAGCACACAGCAGGAGGCAACTCAGATTAAGCAGCAGATGGAAGCGTATTTAAAATATTATGACGTTCAAACCGACTTCCTCACTGCTCGTGGTTTTACAGTAACAAACATCTTGGAGAACGCAGAAGAAAATGATTGTGATCTCATCGCACTGAGTGCGAGTCATCATGGGAGATTGTACGAGCTTGTTTTCCAAAGTACTACGCAAACTGTTGTAAAACTCGCAAACCGTGCAGTCCTCGTAACATCATAG
- a CDS encoding STAS domain-containing protein gives MYTMAITVSEKEGVVIFRLSGRIITPGVKEVSETVEEALAVHSSPPRLLFDFKEVTGMDSSGLGVLMKIYSDIHPRGGKIAVINVNKHVKNLIVMARLITVFKSFESEDDAVAALMQHPE, from the coding sequence ATGTACACTATGGCAATTACCGTGTCTGAGAAAGAAGGGGTCGTTATTTTCAGACTGAGCGGCAGAATTATCACCCCGGGGGTCAAAGAAGTTTCGGAAACTGTAGAGGAGGCACTCGCAGTGCACTCCTCTCCTCCGAGACTCCTGTTTGATTTCAAAGAAGTAACTGGAATGGATAGTTCTGGGCTTGGTGTGCTTATGAAAATCTATTCCGATATCCACCCGCGCGGTGGGAAAATAGCAGTGATTAATGTCAACAAACATGTCAAAAACCTCATTGTCATGGCGCGGTTAATCACCGTCTTTAAAAGCTTTGAAAGCGAAGATGATGCTGTTGCCGCCTTGATGCAGCATCCCGAATGA